The Candidatus Zixiibacteriota bacterium genome segment GTCGGCAATTTCGCCGGATTCCACCAGAAGAACTCTTGCGCCAAATGAAACCCGAGTTCGCGGCACAGCATGATGAGTAACTCATAGTGATACAGGCTGCGGGTCGGTTGTCCCGGAATCCACGCGCCGCCGATGTCAATGACCAGCGACCCTGACGGCTTCAGCAGCCTTTTGAACAATTGCCCGAACGGCTTAAACCACTCGACGTACTTGTCGGCGTCGACGTTGCCGTATTCTTTTTTCCGCACCAAGCCGAATGGCGGGCTGGTCATGATGAGGTCGATCGACTTTGGCTTGATAACGTGCTCAAGGACCTCGAGTGAATCGCCCGAGTATATCTCGCCGCGATTGGTCTCGAAATATCGAGTCATGGTAATCGGTTTGTTCGTTTTGGTCATTATCATGTTAGTGTCCCGTCAGTATTGAGCGCCGCGCTGTAGGCACGGAAGTGAATCTCATCGAACTGACTCTATCCGATTAGCCCAAGATTTGTCAGACGATACGTAAGTGCTTGCGGGCTTACCTGAAACCGCCGAGCCATTTCACTAAGGGAATACTCATCGTCAAGAGCGAATGCATGTGTCTTCCACGCTTTGCGAATAAACGCCTCCGGCATCAGTAGTTCGGCCGCGAATTGATTTGCTTCAATTTCCGCTCGATCCTCCGCTGTTGCGGACCGAATACTGCGAAAGCGCATGCTATACCCGCGATCCACATGGACTTCGTCCTTGTGCAATAGAAAATGGCCCAATTCGTGCGCAATGGTGAACCGCTGACGCACTGTCGCATGAAGACTATTGACACCGATTATCGCGTGTTGGGCACCTTTTTCTCTGTACAGTAACCCGGAAAGCTGATCCGGTAGCGGGCTCGTTTGAACACGAATGCCCTGGCCCGCTGCAATGCGTTC includes the following:
- a CDS encoding ImmA/IrrE family metallo-endopeptidase; amino-acid sequence: MERIAAGQGIRVQTSPLPDQLSGLLYREKGAQHAIIGVNSLHATVRQRFTIAHELGHFLLHKDEVHVDRGYSMRFRSIRSATAEDRAEIEANQFAAELLMPEAFIRKAWKTHAFALDDEYSLSEMARRFQVSPQALTYRLTNLGLIG